Genomic segment of Bacillota bacterium:
CCGTGTTTTCAAGGTCAACGACATCCGCCGTTACAAGATGGTGATGGACATGAACGGCGAGATGCTCATGGGCGAAAACTCCATGCCGCTGAACATGCAGATGGTGATGACCTTCCGTGAGAAGGTGGCAGGTATCAAGGACGGCAAAGCGACCGTTCACACCACCTTTGAGAGTATGAAGATGTACATGAACGGTCAGGAGTTCGCCTCGCCGATGGCTCCAGACATGAGCAACACGGTCATCACCACGGTGATCGATGACCGCAACAAGGTGTACGAAGTCAAGGGACTGGAAAAGGTAGCTATGGGTGCGCCCGGTATGGGCAACCTGAATATTGGCGCGGGTTTCAATTCGCCTGCCATGTTCCCCGAAGGAGAGATTAAGGTAGGCGACTCGTGGGAAACCGAGGTACCAATTCCCAACGCGGGCGACCTCAAGCTGACCGCGAAGCAAACCTTTGTGAGCGTGGAGAAGGTCGGAGGTGTGGAAGCTGCCCGTATTAAGACCGAGTTCGAAATGCCGTTTGAGAAGCTGATGGCATCGATGGCTGGACAGTCGCCTGCGGGCATGCCTCCGATGACGGGCACGATGAAGGTGGTGTCTTACACCTACTTCGACCTCGCCACCGGCAACGTGCTGAAGGTGGATGGCGATATGGTCATGAGCATGCAGATACAGGGAGGCGGCAATCCGCAGATGCCTCAGAACATGCAGATGAACATGACCGCCAAGATATCGCTTACACAGGTTAAGGAATCAAGCGCGAAGTAAGCCGATACCGGTGCGGTTCGCCCCGCTACCGTGGTGGGTAGCGGGGCACTGTTCTATTGTGGTTGTGCTCCACCACGCAGCGGCGTGCCAAACCGGAGTGAAGTGTGATGTTCATTCGCCTGAGCACATACGCCATGGGCTGTGACTTCGAAGTGTATGCCTTTGGAGAAGAGGGGCTGTCTCTCCGCGTGGCAGCGGAAGCCGCTGTCGCGGAGGTCGAACGAGTCGAGCAGCTCCTCAGCCACTACCTCCCCGACAGCGAGGTCAGCTACCTCAACGCACACGCCGCTCGCGAGGCGGTCAGGGTGCATCCCGAAGTCTTTGATTTGCTGGAGCGAGCGCTACACCTCTCGAAAGAGACGCGGGGAGCTTTCGACGTGACCGTCATGCCGTTGCTGCGCTGCTGGGGTTTTTTCACCGGCATCGGTCAGGTGCCGGACGCCCAGACAATCGCTGAGGCATTGCAACGGGTCGGGGCGTCGCAGATACGACTGGACCCCCAGCAGCTAACGGTATCTTTCCTGCAGGATGGCGTCGGTATTCATCTGGGCGCTATCGGTAAAGGCTATGGGGTAGACCGCGCGATTGAAGTGCTGAAGGAAGCAGGTGTGCCGGCGGCGATGGTGCACGGCGGGCACAGCAGCGTACGGGCGTACGGAGCACCTGCCGACGCAGGAGGGTGGCAGATAAACCTGCCCCACCCTCTGTACCCTGAGCGTAGCCAGGCGCACCTGTTGTTGCGCAACCGGGCGATATCCACATCATCGGCAACCGAGCAGTACTTCGAGCGTGGTGGACGCCGGTATGGGCACATCCTGGACCCGCGCACGGGCTTGCCTGTGGAAAACGACCTGCTGTGTGTGAGTGTGCTGGCAGATGAGGCAACGGTAACCGACGCCCTTTCTACAGCCTTTTTCGTGCTGGGTGAGAACGGTATCCGCGAATACATTTCTGCCCATCCGGGGGTGCAGGCAGTTATCCTGCGGCAGGGGGCACAGCAACCGGAATGGGTAGGTTGACCGGCTTTCCGCAGGAGAAAACCACTCAGTTCATGAAGTATAATACATACAGCGAGGATATTCGCTAACACTAACGGTTCTGGCTCCGAAGTGGCTTAAGGAGGTTGACGCTTCATGTTTAAGGACAAACATATTCTGGTATCCCGGCGCGAATTCCTGCGCGATTCAGCCTGGGCTGCTGCCGCTGCCGCTTTTGTGGCGGCTTTTCAGGAGAGGGTGGAAGCGCAACAGAAGTCGCCCCGGTCGGCACAGCAGGTAGCACTCCATCAGGACGCGAGTGCTTCGGGCTCCAACCGGAACCCTGATCCGGTGAACATCGGCTTCATCGGCACCGGCACGCAGGGACAAACCCTGCTGCAGCGACTGGTCCGCATCCCGGGTGTGCGTGTGGTCGCAGTCTGTGATGTCTACCCGCCCCATCTTTCGCGTGGACTGCGCATGGCGGGTCCGCAAGCCATGACCTACAGGGACTATCGGAAACTTCTGGAACGTAAGGATATCGATGCCGTCATCATCGCTACGCCGCTGCACCTGCACGCTCCGATGACCATCGATGCCCTGCAGGCAGGCAAACACGTCTTCTGCGAGAAGACGATGGCATATTCCGTTGAGGAAGCCCGACGCATGGTGCAGGTCTCGCGCGAGACGGGCAAGCATCTGCAAATCGGGCAT
This window contains:
- a CDS encoding FAD:protein FMN transferase, yielding MFIRLSTYAMGCDFEVYAFGEEGLSLRVAAEAAVAEVERVEQLLSHYLPDSEVSYLNAHAAREAVRVHPEVFDLLERALHLSKETRGAFDVTVMPLLRCWGFFTGIGQVPDAQTIAEALQRVGASQIRLDPQQLTVSFLQDGVGIHLGAIGKGYGVDRAIEVLKEAGVPAAMVHGGHSSVRAYGAPADAGGWQINLPHPLYPERSQAHLLLRNRAISTSSATEQYFERGGRRYGHILDPRTGLPVENDLLCVSVLADEATVTDALSTAFFVLGENGIREYISAHPGVQAVILRQGAQQPEWVG